Proteins encoded in a region of the Sugiyamaella lignohabitans strain CBS 10342 chromosome B, complete sequence genome:
- the EDE1 gene encoding Ede1p (Endocytic protein; involved in a network of interactions with other endocytic proteins, binds membranes in a ubiquitin-dependent manner, may also bind ubiquitinated membrane-associated proteins; interacts with Cmk2 and functions upstream of CMK2 in regulating non-apoptotic cell death; GO_component: GO:0030479 - actin cortical patch [Evidence IDA] [PMID 10954428]; GO_component: GO:0005935 - cellular bud neck [Evidence IDA] [PMID 11452010]; GO_component: GO:0005934 - cellular bud tip [Evidence IDA] [PMID 11452010]; GO_component: GO:0005737 - cytoplasm [Evidence IEA,IEA]; GO_component: GO:0043332 - mating projection tip [Evidence IDA] [PMID 19053807]; GO_function: GO:0005509 - calcium ion binding [Evidence IEA]; GO_function: GO:0043130 - ubiquitin binding [Evidence IDA] [PMID 16563434]; GO_process: GO:0006897 - endocytosis [Evidence IEA]; GO_process: GO:0006897 - endocytosis [Evidence IMP] [PMID 10954428]; GO_process: GO:0030968 - endoplasmic reticulum unfolded protein response [Evidence IMP] [PMID 16582425]) — protein sequence MRSGLGASVLGNVWQLSDTNRTGRLLFPEFALAMYLCSLVLKGQSLPTKLPEKILNEVTSLVDIISFGVDDEESAGNASSGAGQSRSNVPDFTAGASGSLNSGTGISSGNYSAPQLTSQPTGGYGQQPIASQATGYPSQQQTGYGSQISLGSQTTGYASQPTLQSQATGFNSGIQPQATGYNSGIQPQATGYNSGIQPQATGYNSGIQPQATGYNAGNGIQPQVTGYTGVNGYGTGAQPLVAQPTGKPGQWGFINTPGTGLPGIEALKDRFMPTPGTALTGGGTYSSAELQGNAKIEWAITKDEKNIYDSVFSAWDTKNIGFIGGEQAINIFGKSGLNREDLETIWNLCDPGNKGKLDKDEFAVAMHLIYRRLNGYPLPSRLPPELIPPSSRNFKESVTQIKSFLRSNTGGLEPQQTGKVSYLKGRSFKNDGHSGTNRFPKDATVYKNNDDEFGGYVSSARHRNRRHDADEPKKESESSFPPIEKMNVTQLRKAIKEKKILLDAIDAKDEEDYSAVETLESRDKAAIEELKGRILKVQRELSQHPESALLSTGDVTHERRQLLRKLNAQTDLLPQLTTDVKKIEAEIAATRLELFRINFEKEHPGATIVGTGANGTITDADRRKAKSRALVKARMAALTGKPVEGGTSDIEQFEQLQATEAATIDSERQRNEKMFVDIEESVNQLKNDLERSLRETPDDVHSDLERRRWEDAIGVEEEVKQFIYSLPRAIKSEQQSSSTSGPRADLSRDTAPPTSSPAASRPSVGQPQNSQDRIAYVKAEAERRMNERLAALGITRKPKSASSAFSPPSDGADSSSPSATPTSAPVPTPVSPTNIAAKKQPPPPPKHREVPPATKSTSTNVAKAVPQPQQSEEDSSSDDDEEEAELLRLKAAQEERLRKLQQEAAERKEAAAKKAATDEKDAAKKKAKEERRAALKAEIEAAKERERAFLASEGATDSGDAEAPVADKTATSPLAQSPTQGKNPFFRPSANASSDSTKAVVSEPPVVSSPSSATATTNSTTAASTSNSNSHNPFLRPQAAQPKVEKVDIDPVAIAKQRRKQRGESDDDWGDHFSEDESSDEDEGLRGPTNPSQLASILFSMGGPMRPNSSTPASGQASEFHTPASSTSSLVNGAAAPAAAAAAAAPTPAFEQRSEVPPTESISQASNVAPAQGSSPSESSAPTLAEGPPADAPPPPPTNIPPPPPPFYEQNGAPPPPSDGPPPPPPPPPAPPAPPPPPSDGPPPPPPFPTGSAPPPPPPPNGFAPAPPAESSPAPPSGVPNISNLLGEIQKGAALKKVSTVEKSQSLGRVL from the coding sequence ATGAGATCTGGTTTAGGAGCTTCGGTGCTTGGAAACGTCTGGCAGTTGTCGGATACAAACCGAACTGGCCGACTCTTGTTTCCTGAGTTTGCACTTGCTATGTACTTGTGTAGCTTGGTCTTGAAGGGTCAATCGTTACCCACAAAGTTGCcagaaaaaatattgaacgAAGTGACCAGTTTAGTGGATATCATCTCGTTTGGTGTTGACGATGAGGAATCCGCGGGTAATGCATCATCTGGAGCGGGCCAATCTCGCTCCAATGTCCCTGATTTCACTGcaggtgcttctggctcattGAAtagtggtactggtattTCTAGTGGTAACTATTCAGCGCCTCAATTGACATCACAGCCAACCGGAGGATATGGACAGCAGCCTATTGCATCTCAGGCCACAGGGTATCCTTCACAGCAACAAACGGGCTATGGATCACAGATATCACTGGGTTCGCAAACAACTGGCTACGCTTCACAACCTACTCTCCAGTCGCAAGCCACTGGTTTTAACTCTGGTATTCAACCACAAGCCACTGGATATAACTCTGGTATTCAACCACAAGCTACTGGATATAACTCTGGTATCCAGCCACAGGCCACTGGATATAACTCTGGTATCCAGCCACAGGCCACTGGATATAATGCTGGAAATGGCATTCAACCTCAAGTTACTGGTTATACCGGTGTTAATGGTTATGGAACTGGCGCTCAACCGTTGGTGGCACAGCCAACGGGCAAACCTGGACAATGGGGATTTATCAATACTCCTGGAACAGGTTTACCAGGCATTGAGGCACTAAAAGACAGATTCATGCCTACCCCGGGAACAGCTTTGACAGGTGGAGGTACATACTCGTCTGCTGAATTGCAAGGAAACGCTAAAATTGAGTGGGCAATTACAAAAGATGAAAAGAACATTTACGATAGCGTTTTCAGTGCCTGGGATACCAAAAATATAGGATTCATAGGTGGTGAACAAGCCatcaatatttttggcAAAAGTGGCCTCAACAGGGAAGATTTAGAGACCATATGGAACTTGTGTGATCCAGGTAATAAGGGCAAACTTGATAAAGACGAGTTTGCCGTTGCAATGCATCTTATTTATCGACGACTAAATGGATATCCATTGCCCTCACGACTTCCTCCTGAGCTCATTCCTCCTTCTTCTCGTAATTTTAAGGAGTCAGTGACACAAATCAAGAGCTTCCTCCGGTCAAATACTGGTGGCCTAGAACCTCAACAAACTGGCAAAGTCAGTTATCTTAAGGGAAGATCCTTCAAAAATGATGGTCATTCGGGTACCAATAGATTCCCTAAGGATGCCACTGTCTACAAgaataatgatgatgagttCGGCGGTTATGTATCCAGTGCAAGGCACAGAAATAGACGTCATGATGCAGACGAACCTAAGAAGGAATCTGAAAGCTCCTTCCCTccaattgaaaaaatgaATGTTACTCAACTTCGAAAGGCCataaaagagaaaaagattcTGTTAGATGCAATCGACGCCAAAGATGAGGAGGACTATTCGGCAGTCGAGACTCTTGAGTCAAGAGACAAGGCTGCGATTGAGGAGCTAAAGGGACGAATTTTAAAGGTACAACGTGAACTTTCCCAACACCCTGAGTCAGCTTTACTTAGCACTGGTGATGTAACTCATGAACGTCGTCAATTATTAAGAAAACTCAACGCCCAAACCGATCTCTTGCCACAACTTACAACTGATGTGAAGAAAATAGAGGCAGAAATAGCTGCTACCAGATTAGAACTTTTCAGAAtcaattttgaaaaagaacaCCCTGGCGCCACTATTGTTGGAACAGGGGCAAATGGTACCATTACTGATGCCGATAGACGAAAGGCTAAATCCAGAGCTCTCGTCAAGGCTCGTATGGCTGCTCTTACTGGAAAACCTGTTGAAGGTGGCACATCAGACATAGAACAGTTTGAGCAGTTACAGGCAACTGAAGCGGCAACAATTGATAGCGAAAGACAAAGAAACGAAAAAATGTTTGTCGATATTGAAGAGAGTGTCaatcaactgaaaaatgatTTGGAGAGATCGTTGAGAGAAACCCCTGATGACGTACACAGTGATCTTGAACGAAGACGGTGGGAAGATGCCATCGGAGTCGAGGAAGAAGTAAAGCAATTTATCTATTCTTTACCTCGTGCCATTAAATCAGAACAACAGTCTTCTTCGACTTCCGGACCACGTGCTGATCTTTCACGAGATACCGCTCCTCCTACAAGCTCACCAGCTGCCAGTAGGCCAAGTGTAGGACAACCACAAAATTCTCAAGACAGGATTGCATATGTCAAGGCAGAGGCTGAGCGTCGTATGAATGAAAGACTTGCGGCTTTGGGTATCACCCGTAAACCCAAAAGTGCAAGTTCTGCTTTTAGTCCCCCCAGTGATGGAGCAGACTCGTCATCCCCATCAGCAACTCCCACGTCTGCTCCTGTGCCTACTCCAGTATCACCAACCAATATTGCTGCTAAGAAACaaccacccccaccacctAAGCATCGTGAAGTCCCACCAGCAACTAAGAGTACCAGCACAAATGTAGCAAAAGCTGTCCCTCAACCACAGCagtcagaagaagattcgTCGtctgacgacgatgaagaagaggctgagTTGTTGAGACTCAAAGCTGCTCAAGAGGAGCGTCTTCGAAAACTTCAACAAGAAGCTGCAGAAAGgaaagaagcagctgcGAAAAAGGCTGCTACTGATGAAAAGgatgctgccaagaaaaaggctAAAGAAGAGCGTAGAGCTGCTCTCAAGGCTGAAATTGAAGCAGCTAAGGAGCGTGAAAGAGCTTTTTTGGCATCCGAGGGAGCAACTGACAGTGGGGATGCAGAAGCCCCTGTTGCCGATAAAACTGCTACTTCACCACTTGCTCAATCTCCTACCCAAGGAAAAAATCCATTTTTCAGACCCTCCGCAAACGCTTCATCTGATAGTACAAAAGCAGTTGTTTCGGAGCCCCCTGTGGTTTCTTCTCCTAGTTCggctactgctactactaaCTCGACCACCGCTGCTTCCACTTCAAACTCTAATAGCCATAATCCATTTTTACGCCCTCAAGCAGCACAGCCTAAAGTTGAGAAAGTTGATATTGATCCTGTTGCCATTGCTAAACAACGTCGTAAACAGCGTGGAGAGTCTGATGATGACTGGGGTGATCATTTCAGTGAGGATGAATCTTCTGACGAGGATGAGGGTTTAAGAGGACCTACAAACCCATCCCAGTTGGCTTCTattctcttttcaatggGTGGACCAATGCGACCAAACTCATCGACCCCTGCATCGGGCCAAGCTTCCGAGTTTCACACACCTGCTTCTAGCACCAGCTCACTGGTTaatggtgctgctgctcctgctgctgctgctgctgctgctgctccaaCACCAGCTTTTGAACAGCGTAGTGAAGTTCCTCCGACTGAATCAATTTCTCAAGCTTCGAATGTAGCACCTGCTCAAGGGTCATCGCCGTCAGAATCCAGTGCCCCAACATTGGCTGAGggaccaccagcagacgctcctcctccacctcctaCAAACATTCCTCCCCCACCTCCCCCATTCTATGAGCAAAATGGcgcacctcctccaccatCTGATGGccctccccctccaccaccgccacctccagctcctccagcacctcctccacctccatctGACGGccctccaccacctccaccttTCCCAACAGGTAGtgcaccacctcctcccccGCCTCCAAATGGATTCGCACCAGCACCGCCAGCAGAATCTTCGCCGGCTCCTCCTTCGGGCGTGCCAAATATCTCCAATCTGCTTGGCGAAATCCAGAAGGGTGCAGCGCTTAAAAAGGTGTCCACCGTCGAAAAGTCCCAGAGCCTTGGCCGAGTTCTCTGA
- the DIN7 gene encoding exodeoxyribonuclease DIN7 produces MVIEVLKRRNISYVVAPYEADAQLVYLEMNGYIQAIISEDSDLLVFGAQCMLTKMDNVGKCIEVRRDKFHTCQDLNLADFNDENLRVMAILSGCDYSPGISGIGPVKAYNLIRKYREFHRVSLRVTDIMLF; encoded by the coding sequence ATGGTGATAGAAGTTCTTAAACGTCGTAATATCTCTTACGTTGTTGCTCCATATGAAGCAGATGCTCAGTTGGTATACCTCGAAATGAATGGATATATTCAAGCAATAATCTCCGAAGATTCTGACCTGCTTGTATTCGGTGCACAATGCATGCTCACTAAGATGGACAATGTGGGAAAATGTATTGAGGTGCGACGGGACAAGTTCCACACTTGTCAAGACTTGAACTTGGCTGACTTTAATGATGAAAATTTGAGAGTAATGGCTATTTTGTCAGGATGCGACTACTCGCCTGGAATATCTGGAATTGGTCCTGTCAAAGCATATAATCTTATCCGAAAGTATCGGGAGTTTCACCGCGTAAGTTTACGGGTCACTGATATCATGTTGTTTTAA
- the SFB3 gene encoding Sfb3p (Component of the Sec23p-Sfb3p heterodimer of the COPII vesicle coat; COPII coat is required for cargo selection during vesicle formation in ER to Golgi transport; homologous to Sec24p and Sfb2p; GO_component: GO:0030127 - COPII vesicle coat [Evidence IEA]; GO_component: GO:0030127 - COPII vesicle coat [Evidence IDA] [PMID 11086000]; GO_component: GO:0030127 - COPII vesicle coat [Evidence IDA] [PMID 12426382]; GO_component: GO:0005794 - Golgi apparatus [Evidence IEA]; GO_component: GO:0000139 - Golgi membrane [Evidence IEA]; GO_component: GO:0005737 - cytoplasm [Evidence IEA,IEA]; GO_component: GO:0005783 - endoplasmic reticulum [Evidence IEA]; GO_component: GO:0005789 - endoplasmic reticulum membrane [Evidence IEA]; GO_component: GO:0043332 - mating projection tip [Evidence IDA] [PMID 19053807]; GO_component: GO:0016020 - membrane [Evidence IEA]; GO_function: GO:0005048 - signal sequence binding [Evidence ISS] [PMID 12941277]; GO_function: GO:0008270 - zinc ion binding [Evidence IEA]; GO_process: GO:0006888 - ER to Golgi vesicle-mediated transport [Evidence IEA]; GO_process: GO:0090110 - cargo loading into COPII-coated vesicle [Evidence IDA] [PMID 12426382]; GO_process: GO:0090110 - cargo loading into COPII-coated vesicle [Evidence IDA,IMP] [PMID 12941277]; GO_process: GO:0006886 - intracellular protein transport [Evidence IEA]; GO_process: GO:0015031 - protein transport [Evidence IEA]; GO_process: GO:0006810 - transport [Evidence IEA]; GO_process: GO:0016192 - vesicle-mediated transport [Evidence IEA]), with product MDRYSTHTPTGMVDAAIHGVEHLSLGQDQNQPQNSHRQNETTSPQPLVTHHKKKHAHAYHNLYASGTVNPADMTGGPAGIPQSDHGGQTYPGSDVLGHSIANAGDNRIASSDFSLFPGQNYSDQASLRPDVYAVRTGQDTNSSDAYSRAQTEPQVQYQSQHNGGESNSVLNEGKSIRSFKNVNVVPSVVEDREFAQQLLGPEPLFKTFQHHSPPPAAIDYDVLDQGVSGPNFARLTMYNVPATDQLRANTKLPLGMVVRPFASSSAPVPVSDFTSFEPPRCRRCRTYINPSMIFTEGGTKFVCNMCQFANYVSADYFQPIDASNRRIDWQDRPELALGTYDIAVAEEYWPQEGVKPSTLKHLFLIDVSQESVKKDIPKLTAEAIRRLLYGRYNESEESSTSNDDTELNNFLVPQSLPKGTQIAIATIDKAVHFYNLNPVLEQPQMIVMNDVSDPFVPLEIGLFVDPVESQIVIEQLLDQIDLLFEQNHNSEVAFGAGLEVGLRALEATGGKVTASLCCLPTVGPGHLYYRETSRKNLESEKDLYKASSQYYINLGKKYAKAGIGLELFMVPNTYIDVANVGEVARRSGGHLHYFPHFVPERDGRRFIAEMIRASSSEIGYQAQLKVRCSNGLQVAAYYGNFHQESDDIQTDPVFGIVDSRSTIGVLFSYDGKLDTKLDAHFQAALLYTSADGQRRVRVTNIVTGVTEQFKPLMNYVDIDSCMGIMSREINTRIVDSLKPLKDIRLQLQDRIIEVFAQYRRFAGTGLAPTLLLMPVSLRGFIINCLALQKSRILRDSTHISTDSRMSTISLVNSMDADELSLFLYPRIIGLHNLRPEDCSYNQQAFIMPINVRASVSYLDEGGAYLLYNGQSLIMWLHQLVSPLLIQDLFGAQDLNSINPYMNELPVLSTDISRQTRALVDYFAKRSKLTFLGIQIARQGLDGAELEFMAQLVEDRIFDCQKYSDYVTFVHRQSRAAFGE from the coding sequence ATGGATAGATATTCTACTCATACGCCTACCGGAATGGTAGATGCTGCGATCCATGGAGTGGAGCATCTAAGTTTAGGACAAGATCAAAATCAGCCTCAAAATAGCCATCGTCAAAATGAGACCACTAGTCCTCAACCTTTAGTCACTCAtcataaaaaaaagcatgCACACGCATATCACAATTTATATGCTTCTGGTACGGTGAATCCAGCTGATATGACGGGTGGGCCTGCTGGCATACCGCAATCTGATCACGGTGGTCAAACATACCCAGGTTCAGATGTCCTTGGTCATTCCATAGCAAATGCAGGTGATAATAGAATCGCAAGCAGTGATTTTAGTCTGTTCCCTGGTCAGAACTACTCAGATCAAGCAAGTTTACGACCTGATGTGTATGCTGTCAGAACAGGTCAAGACACAAATTCATCAGATGCCTACTCTCGTGCCCAAACAGAGCCACAAGTACAATATCAGTCTCAGCATAATGGAGGCGAATCCAACTCGGTTTTAAATGAAGGTAAATCCATTAGGTCTTTTAAAAATGTCAATGTGGTCCCGTCAGTAGTAGAAGATCGTGAGTTTGCTCAACAATTACTAGGACCCGAACCACTTTTTAAAACTTTTCAACATCATtcacctccaccagctGCAATTGATTATGATGTCCTAGACCAGGGTGTATCTGGACCCAATTTTGCAAGACTCACAATGTACAATGTACCAGCTACAGATCAGCTGCGTGCAAATACAAAATTACCTTTAGGTATGGTTGTTCGCCCgtttgcttcttcttcagcccCGGTGCCAGTTAGTGACTTTACAAGTTTTGAGCCTCCTAGGTGTAGACGGTGCAGGACATATATTAATCCGTCGATGATTTTCACCGAAGGCGGCACTAAGTTTGTGTGTAACATGTGTCAATTTGCAAATTACGTGAGCGCCGACTATTTCCAGCCCATTGATGCTTCGAATAGAAGAATCGATTGGCAGGATAGACCCGAATTGGCCCTAGGTACTTACGATATTGCTGTGGCTGAAGAATACTGGCCCCAAGAAGGAGTCAAGCCTTCAACATTGAAGCATCTGTTTTTAATTGATGTTTCACAAGAATCAGTGAAAAAAGACATTCCAAAATTAACTGCTGAAGCTATTAGGCGTTTATTATATGGTAGGTACAACGAGTCTGAGGAAAGCTCGACTTCCAACGATGATACTGAACTAAATAATTTCCTTGTTCCACAGTCACTTCCAAAGGGAACACAAATTGCCATTGCGACAATTGATAAAGCAGTGCATTTCTACAATTTGAATCCTGTTTTAGAACAACCGCAAATGATTGTGATGAACGATGTGTCAGACCCATTTGTGCCTTTAGAGATTGGGTTGTTCGTGGATCCTGTGGAATCTCAAATTGTGATTGAGCAGCTACTTGATCAAATTGACCTTCTTTTCGAGCAGAATCATAACTCAGAGGTGGCATttggtgctggtttggAAGTAGGATTGCGCGCTTTAGAAGCCACTGGTGGTAAGGTGACAGCTAGTTTGTGCTGTTTACCTACTGTGGGACCTGGCCACTTGTATTATAGGGAGACATCCCGTAAAAATTTGGAATCTGAAAAAGATTTATACAAGGCTAGTTCACAGTATTACATTAACCTCGGAAAAAAGTACGCCAAAGCAGGGATCGGGCTCGAACTGTTCATGGTTCCAAATACTTATATAGATGTTGCTAATGTCGGTGAAGTAGCACGGAGATCTGGTGGACATCTACATTATTTCCCCCACTTTGTGCCTGAGCGTGATGGCAGAAGATTTATTGCAGAGATGATTCGTGCTAGCTCGTCTGAGATTGGATACCAAGCACAGCTCAAAGTCCGTTGCTCCAATGGCCTTCAAGTTGCCGCGTATTATGGAAATTTCCATCAAGAAAGCGACGATATTCAAACCGATCCGGTGTTTGGAATTGTTGATTCAAGGTCCACCATCGGCGTCCTATTTTCATATGATGGCAAACTGGATACTAAGCTCGACGCCCATTTTCAAGCAGCATTATTGTACACTTCAGCAGATGGTCAACGTCGAGTGAGAGTGACCAACATTGTTACTGGTGTGACTGAGCAATTCAAGCCATTGATGAATTACGTGGATATTGATAGCTGCATGGGAATAATGTCTCGTGAAATAAATACCAGGATAGTGGATTCGCTGAAACCTCTGAAGGACATCCGGCTTCAATTGCAGGATCGCATTATTGAGGTGTTTGCTCAGTACCGACGATTCGCTGGCACCGGTCTTGCCCCAACACTATTGCTAATGCCAGTTTCATTGCGTGGTTTCATCATAAACTGTTTGGCACTGCAAAAATCCCGAATTCTTCGTGATAGCACACATATTTCTACTGATTCACGCATGAGTACTATTTCACTTGTTAACAGTATGGATGCAGATGAACTATCATTATTCCTTTATCCACGAATCATCGGACTCCACAATCTCCGTCCAGAGGACTGTAGCTATAACCAACAAGCATTTATAATGCCCATCAATGTGCGTGCTTCAGTTTCGTATCTAGATGAAGGAGGTGCTTACTTGCTATATAATGGTCAGTCACTGATAATGTGGCTTCATCAGTTAGTATCTCCGCTTCTCATTCAGGATTTGTTCGGTGCACAAGATCTTAATTCTATCAACCCCTACATGAATGAACTGCCCGTTTTGTCTACAGATATATCTAGACAAACTCGGGCATTAGTCGATTATTTTGCTAAAAGGTCTAAACTCACATTTTTAGGCATTCAAATTGCCAGACAGGGTCTTGATGGTGCAGAGCTGGAATTCATGGCCCAACTTGTTGAGGACCGTATTTTCGACTGTCAAAAGTATTCCGATTATGTCACCTTTGTGCATCGTCAATCTCGTGCTGCCTTTGGTGAGTAA
- a CDS encoding Molybdopterin-converting factor subunit 2: protein MTVEDCIQIALTEDPLDPLELINFVRTPRAGAIVYFGGITRDNMDGKQVVHLSYEAYKPLAIKTLNSIASKALEKWNIEKNHDEYICKVAIVHRLGEVPIGEESVIIAVSAGHRKEGWAAGEWILERVKESVEIWKNERYADGTGVWKANDGHRPHQHTA from the coding sequence ATGACAGTTGAAGATTGCATTCAAATAGCATTGACAGAAGATCCTTTGGATCCATTAGAATTGATAAACTTTGTACGAACACCTCGTGCTGGAGCTATTGTATATTTTGGTGGTATCACACGAGACAATATGGATGGAAAACAAGTTGTACATCTTTCATATGAAGCATATAAGCCTTTGGCAATTAAAACGTTAAATTCGATAGCTAGCAAAGCGCTAGAAAAATGGAATATAGAAAAAAACCACGACGAATACATTTGTAAAGTTGCTATTGTACATCGATTAGGTGAAGTTCCAATTGGGGAGGAGAGTGTCATTATAGCAGTCAGCGCTGGTCATAGGAAAGAAGGTTGGGCAGCTGGTGAATGGATCCTAGAAAGGGTTAAAGAATCGGTCGAGATATGGAAGAATGAGAGATATGCGGACGGAACTGGCGTTTGGAAAGCCAATGATGGACACCGTCCTCACCAGCATACAGCCTAA